The Brassica napus cultivar Da-Ae chromosome C7, Da-Ae, whole genome shotgun sequence genome has a segment encoding these proteins:
- the LOC106375699 gene encoding putative F-box protein At1g32660: MKRKEREEERLCRSRSKIGPIAVDLKTARVTRLPARSTHQEALPQSMKRKKEADGNETSPSSKFDSLPFDLKMAIVSRMDAKSLMKFRCVSKIWSSIIRSRGFIDSFFSMSSKQSPRFIVALGNGLCNEPEEKLTFFFSFGESCSSSSLVPNLEMAIPVGLSSIRESFASLHGFLTVDVHGGLMVCNPSTEQVIKLHSSTRFVGYDPIEGQHKALFVESRDHRSSVHRHLDHKVLTLGGGSWRHIEGTPGPYEAISVGVCVNGVIYYGARNSADFRNPVMVCFDVRTEKLSFIQAHAPLVKWGKYSIFIDYNGKLASIVRYPYDRFNSFDLWILEDPEKHEWSKQHCVFPSSVWDSVWGLEMSFPGTNKDGEIIMAPTSLSPEFGPFYIFYYNVKTQNVRRVRLLGIGDNKEFRRSYGFLKQRDCFVRIAPQHVHSIASL, translated from the coding sequence ATGAAACGCAAGGAGCGAGAGGAGGAGAGGTTGTGTAGGAGCCGAAGTAAGATAGGTCCGATTGCAGTTGATCTGAAGACTGCTAGAGTGACTAGATTGCCTGCGAGGTCGACCCACCAAGAAGCACTCCCTCAATCCATGAAACGCAAGAAGGAGGCGGATGGTAATGAGACAAGCCCAAGTAGTAAGTTCGATTCGCTCCCTTTCGATCTAAAGATGGCTATAGTGAGTAGAATGGATGCCAAGTCTCTTATGAAGTTCCGATGCGTGTCAAAAATTTGGTCTTCCATCATCCGAAGCAGAGGGTTCATCGATTCCTTCTTCTCTATGTCCTCAAAGCAATCGCCCCGGTTTATAGTCGCTCTGGGTAACGGTTTATGCAATGAGCCTGAAGAGAAGCtcaccttcttcttctcgtttggtgagtcttgttcttcttcttctttggtacCAAACTTGGAGATGGCAATACCAGTGGGACTGAGTTCCATCAGAGAGTCTTTCGCTTCTCTCCATGGCTTTCTCACCGTTGACGTTCATGGTGGCTTGATGGTATGCAACCCTAGCACGGAGCAGGTCATTAAGTTGCACAGTTCCACCAGATTCGTGGGATACGATCCGATTGAAGGTCAACATAAGGCATTGTTTGTTGAATCGAGAGATCATCGTTCTTCTGTTCATCGTCATCTAGACCACAAGGTGTTAACATTGGGAGGAGGATCATGGAGACACATTGAGGGTACCCCTGGACCTTATGAAGCGATATCAGTGGGAGTATGCGTCAATGGTGTCATCTACTATGGTGCTCGTAACTCAGCCGATTTTAGGAATCCAGTTATGGTGTGTTTTGATGTTAGAACTGAGAAACTAAGTTTTATCCAAGCACATGCACCTCTCGTTAAATGGGGTAAGTATTCCATATTTATAGATTACAATGGGAAGCTAGCTTCTATTGTGAGATACCCTTATGATCGTTTCAATAGTTTTGATTTATGGATATTAGAAGACCCCGAGAAACATGAATGGTCAAAGCAACATTGTGTGTTTCCCTCCTCCGTGTGGGATTCTGTTTGGGGCTTGGAAATGTCTTTTCCAGGAACCAACAAGGATGGGGAGATCATTATGGCTCCAACCAGCTTgtcacctgagtttggaccctTTTACATTTTTTACTACAATGTTAAAACACAAAACGTTAGAAGAGTTAGGCTCCTAGGCATTGGAGACAATAAAGAGTTTAGACGCTCTTATGGATTCTTAAAGCAGCGTGATTGTTTTGTCCGTATCGCACCTCAACATGTACACAGTATTGCCTCTCTCTGA
- the LOC106373011 gene encoding meiosis-specific protein ASY2-like, with translation MSSDQGLSRQQKGKAVAAASNPARNPDGDRVGDLELTHHAAMMDTANLSRSQRLLVADATRLAREGGENIIVSDVRECARDEQSGAMPIDTVTLRNRSAGGDWEDVEETKSTPGSVKRVLRAANAVGVTFLIPTKAQRPWSPPIEYQTVYESYFQEDTRCWFPILRLITAYARRRDLAISQLLNGLLRLAVTLSVLAEQIDMPMSVISFEEMTSITDMKDETYSVKMRPNCNVSAGHPNKTQNWQRSYFFLKSDDSAFEEPPQEDYRVLWNRSCGEWRSDLPSIPPTRSKRLNIFPKDIQKRISKAKRMGTLPDLSAMIAAHLGLTSGEGPSTTVPRADEVLPSGTRGVGKGKKRKRGGSGVERSAEETSDVPPSGEPQKKKKKKKKKTKERSVGDQSENVDEPTEQEEGDVEEEELQPEEEISEAEVSGERNDEEGASEGGEFETSLNAARPDGSEEDREGSPLLIRRCNDEVGDEARSPALASPCERTPVPIGEDPVQIGTSSRGTAVLRRVPGANFPDKVDFHYEGPTPLVYIPEKCVEFLCQLRGRAKPLPAVKDLIFGSEYEEAARAKLLGDSTMNIVIEKYDTALKGTLDELELAKKEFAKKEEASTRQLNESRADLEKLSGMVGRIIARRNELKNELEASRGVIHEQERKNAELESERVSLAATHEREMRCLRDPEFWR, from the exons ATGTCGTCAGATCAGGGGTTATCGAGGCAGCAGAAAGGGAAGGCAGTTGCGGCGGCATCAAATCCGGCAAGGAATCCTGATGGAGATCGCGTCGGGGATCTCGAGTTGACTCACCATGCGGCGATGATGGATACAGCGAATTTATCTCGCTCTCAGAGGCTTTTAGTCGCGGATGCGACGAGGCTTGCAAGAGAGGGAGGCGAGAACATCATTGTGAGCGACGTGAGGGAATGCGCGAGAGATGAGCAGAGCGGGGCGATGCCCATTGATACGGTGACGTTAAGAAATCGCTCCGCGGGGGGCG ATTGGGAAGACGTAGAAGAGACGAAGTCAACCCCAGGGAGTGTGAAGAGGGTTCTTCGGGCTGCGAACGCTGTCGGCGTGACTTTTCTTATACCTACGAAGGCGCAGAGGCCCTGGTCTCCTCCGATCGAGTATCAGACGGTGTACGAGTCCTACTTCCAAGAGGACACTCGTTGCTGGTTCCCCATCCTGCGACTGATCACTGCTTACGCCAGGCGTCGAGACCTTGCGATCAGTCAGCTACTGAATGGCTTGCTGCGACTAGCAGTCACTTTATCGGTTTTGGCAGAGCAGATTGATATGCCGATGAGCGTCATATCGTTTGAGGAGATGACCTCGATAACTGACATGAAGGACGAAACTTACTCGGTGAAGATGCGACCAAACTGCAACGTGTCCGCCGGTCACCCGAATAAGACGCAGAACTGGCAGCGTTCATATTTCTTCCTCAAGTCTGACGACTCGGCTTTCGAGGAGCCTCCTCAAGAAGATTATCGGGTTCTTTGGAACCGTTCTTGTG GAGAGTGGAGGTCAGATCTTCCAAGCATTCCTCCTACTCGCAGCAAGCGGCTAAACATCTTTCCGAAGGATATTCAGAAGCGAATTTCTAAGGCAAAGAGGATGGGCACTCTTCCCGATTTGAGTGCGATGATAGCTGCCCACTTGGGGCTGACTAGCGGGGAAGGACCTTCGACGACGGTTCCTCGCGCCGATGAGGTTCTCCCTTCCGGTACCAGAGGTGTGGGGAAGggcaagaagaggaagagaggtgGCTCGGGGGTCGAGAGGAGCGCTGAGGAGACGAGTGACGTCCCTCCTTCTGGTGAAccccagaagaagaagaagaagaagaagaagaagacgaaggagAGGTCTGTCGGCGATCAGTCGGAGAATGTTGACGAGCCGACTGAACAAGAGGAGGGggatgttgaagaagaagaacttcaGCCCGAAGAGGAGATTTCCGAGGCTGAGGTCTCGGGAGAAAGGAACGACGAGGAAGGAGCTAGCGAAGGGGGGGAGTTCGAGACTTCTCTTAACGCCGCCCGTCCAGACGGTTCTGAAGAGGACAGGGAGGGATCGCCACTTCTGATAAGAAGGTGCAATGACGAAGTTGGTGACGAAGCGCGGTCTCCTGCTTTGGCGTCTCCTTGCGAGAGAACTCCGGTTCCCATCGGGGAAGATCCCGTCCAGATCGGTACTTCTTCCCGCGGCACCGCCGTCTTAAGGAGGGTGCCCGGAGCCAACTTCCCCGACAAGGTCGACTTTCATTACGAGGGACCGACCCCCTTAGTGTACATCCCAGAGAAATGCGTAGAGTTTCTGTGCCAACTAAGAGGGAGGGCAAAGCCTCTACCCGCCGTGAAGGACCTTATTTTCGGGAGTGAATACGAGGAAGCTGCGAGGGCCAAGTTGCTG GGGGATAGCACGATGAACATCGTGATTGAAAAGTATGACACTGCCCTGAAAGGAACTTTGGACGAACTCGAGCTGGCTAAGAAGGAGTTCGCTAAAAAGGAGGAGGCTTCTACTCGTCAGCTAAATGAGTCGAGGGCTGATCTCGAGAAGCTCAGTGGGATGGTAGGTCGAATCATTGCTCGAAGAAATGAGCTTAAAAACGAGTTGGAGGCATCCCGAGGAGTCATCCATGAGCAGGAGCGGAAGAATGCTGAGCTTGAGAGCGAGAGGGTTTCGCTCGCCGCGACTCACGAGAGAGAGATGCGATGCCTTAGAGATCCAGAGTTCTGGAGGTGA